The Panicum virgatum strain AP13 chromosome 6K, P.virgatum_v5, whole genome shotgun sequence nucleotide sequence CTCAACTGCAACTATGATAGATTTAAGATGCATTGCATGCCGAATTGTGCCGGCTAATAACTGGGTAAATGTTCGTCTTCAAGATCAAGTTTTGCTTTATTCATTTTGTTCTTCGACATCCTCTGAACTGAATACAGCACTGGCAGCAAACATGATACTCCATGTCTGGCCTCTGGACTCTATTTGACATCTTCAACACTTCTGAGCATGCGCTGATTATGTTTATTTCAGGCATTGAGCTGATCCTGAGTACTGAGATTGTGAAGGCTGACCTTGCCTCCAAGACCCTGACAAGTGCAGCTGGGGCAAACTTTACATATGAGACCTTGCTCATTGCTACTGGCTCCTCGGTGAGTCCTCAGCTGCAATCCTTCTCcttttatgcaaattttttaGTGGCAACTTGTCACTCTTTGCCTTATCTCATCACTCATGTCATTTATTCTGTTCGCGTGCTCAGGTCATAAAGCTCACGGACTTTGGCGTTCAGGGAGCAGAATCCAACAACATATTGTATCTAAGGGATATTGCCGATGCGGACAAGTTGGTTGCAGCTATGCAAGCAAAGAAGGATGGAAAGGTTGTGATTGTTGGAGGTGGTTACATAGGGCTTGAGCTTAGTGCAGCCTTGAAAATGAACAACTTTGATGTCACTATGGTGTACCCTGAACCCTGGTGCAGTAAGTCTCGTTAACCTGGAAGCTTATCCAGGCAACTTGTATTTTCTGAAATCTGAAGCAAGCACTGACCTTTTCTTTACATCCTGAATCTAGTGCCCCGTCTCTTCACCTCCGGTATCGCTCATTTCTATGAGGGCTACTACTCTAACAAAGGAATCAAGATTGTGAAGGGCACAGTTGCTGCTGGCTTCGAAGCTGATGCCAATGGAGATGTGAGCACTGAACCATCTGCAAATTCAGTTTCATAATGTTAACTCAGAATCTGAAGGCATAATGTTCACTCTGAATCTGATGGCTAACGTTCATCTGAATCAATGACAGGTCACTGCAGTGAAGCTGAAGGATGGAAGAGTACTGGAAGCTGacattgttgttgttggcgtCGGCGGCAGGCCACTGACGGCTCTCTTCAAGGGTCAACTTGCCGAGGAGAAAGGTGGACTCAAGGTCAGCTCACTTCATTCAGTAAAAGCCACACTACAGCAGATTCCTGTTGCGAAAGTTAACTGTTGTGTTGCGTGTTGATCTCTCTTGTGTCTTCTGTGACCTGACATTTCTTTTTCCCAGACGGATGCATTCTTCGAGACAAGCGTTCCCGGAGTATACGCCATCGGCGACGTGGCCACCTTCCCTCTGAAGATCTACAACGAGCAGCGGCGAGTGGAGCACGTGGACCACGCCCGGAAGTCAGCGGAGCAGGCCGTGCGGGCGATCAAGGCCAAGGAGTCCGGCGAGTCGGTGCCCGAGTACGACTACCTGCCCTACTTCTACTCCCGGTCCTTCGACATCGCGTGGCAGTTCTACGGCGACAACGTCGGCGACGACGTGCTGTTCGGCGACAACGACCCGGCCTCGGCCAACCACAAGTTCGGGAGCTACTGGGTCAAGGACGGCAAGGTCGTCGGCGTGTTCCTCGAGGGCGGGTCGGCCGAGGAGAACCAGGCCATTGCCAGGGTCGCAAGGACCCAGCCGGCGGTGGCCGACGTCGAGGCGCTCAAGACGGAGGGGCTGGAGTTCGCCACCAAAGTCTGATCAAGCAATTCGGCAGATGTAACAAAAACAAAATTAGAGACTGCCAATTTGAGGAGCATATATGTTTAATTTCTTGGCAATTCTGCTTTGAGCTTTTCACATCACTCGGTGCTTCATAGTAGTTCAAATATCCCTGAAGCAATTCATAATAGTTGATAGTCTGCAGCGCACTACCAAATAATCTGGGCTACTCTGCACTACACAATTAGTTTGTAGCATCGGTCGGGATGTGTTTTGGTGAATATCTTATTCATATCGCCATCTTTCTGATGGGCTCAGCTGCTGGAGATTCCGACAGGAGGGATCATGCGCACCCCCTGAGAGCAACCAGATTAGCACCTGAGGATGCCTAGCTAGATCTTCCTGCCAGGCATATCCCTGAATCGAAGCCACAGCTCTGTCCGGTGGATTCTGACAAGATGGAGTGATCCTTTGTCGGACGTCTGACAAACTGAATCAGGTCCAACTACTACTGTCACTTTCCATTTCCCATTTCCTAAGTTTTTAGCTAGGATCTGCGCATCTGGCCCAATCTGCATATATTGTGCAGACTGCAGTCATTGTCTAATGTTGTGTTTGGTTTGGGTGTCCACTGTCCAATCCTCTAGCCAGGCTTGTATAATGCACCATATATAAGCTTGTTtgtgaggaatgtgagtactctatcctgcctgtgatgaatgaattgttaaccgtgcggtgtgatcgtgcgcttggtctttagattgcaggtacacgggcgtcgagtgtcggcggggagctgccgtggaggtgctgtggccgatggaccgtgcggtggacggcggtgaagggcagccgggaccggagctcggaccgggcggcagctgtggcgtccactcctggatcaagggcgcaagcggcgacagaaggcgggttttttggtttgcgccacaaaactaaggaggcggacggcggttgaagacgccaagtcgtggaggtgacgggcgtcggtctcgggactgacggaggcgacgggcgtcgacggcgtctagggcctcgctgtgggtgaggaggtgacgggcgtcgggcggcgtctagggccgtcagaaggccgaggcgggaacggcgcctagggccacggcgtggaggcgggaatcttcccgcgcgtgaggttttggcggttttctcaaaaccggccacctacccgggtttcgcggaccctccaaaaccgcggaccggatcttcgtcaacgtggcggcatcgcagcaaagacttcgagttgaagaaagaagctccgccgtcgatcgaggttGTACAGCGGGTGCtgctgacccgaccggtctgaccggtcccctggaccggtctgaccggtctagccgcagcagccgggtataaatacccccaccagcccgtggctggttgagtctcttgagtcttttgttttctctgggtttttccttctccctgcccctgttctaggttagggccaagaactccaacgcaaaagagggttagattatagctaatctctccaatctagagggtggatgatgcgCGGATGGATCTAGCTTTGTATaagtgaattcctctgaaattcATGAATGAAATCTTGTTGAGATCATCTATGTGTGCTGAGTATTCGTTCTCCCCTTCCTCTCTTGCGTTTTTGGCTTGATTTCTCTCTTTTGGATGATTTGTGTTTAGAGGAATCGAGCCCTTGGATTCGTGTTTTGCCggactctttgtgacgattcctatgcatctagcctagtgccaaaccccctggaatcgcgagttcACACGAATTGAaggttttgtgttcttgagaaaaccccaatccacgTTGATCTTTTCCCGAATTCTCGAGTTCCTTCaatcttttgggtgagatctcttggggatatgttcacgggaccagtgtgaaggtatcctccaagtttcgttggatttggactttgtttgctcgagattcgtgGTTTGAAGGTTTGTTTGCGGGTTTTCTGgacgagaccggtcagaccggtgggagagaccggtcagaccggtcagtctgAATTTGAACTgcccgaccggttagaccagtccagtacaccagtcagaccggtctgtgtgtGCTGTGCTGCGATTTGTGAAATTTCTCTCGCctttgcttccgcgctgcgacctgggttttttgcttcgagatagcttgtccatagctattatcgctgacctaggttcgagggcttgcggtgattttgggacataggccgacgtttcAAATTTCGGAGAAATTTTgttcggctcccattcaccccccctccggtcgccagtttcggtctctcaattggtatcagagtttggttgaggttttcaataccttaaccggttcgaaaactacttggcgaccatggcgagtcttggtaagattcCGGTGTTTTCcagcgaggactatgcctactaaaaggttcgcatgagagccttcttgcagagcatgggggccgaggtctgggaaattaccacgaaccagctttacgaggtgctggctaTTCGGACCACGCCGctccaggtgacccagcacgaggctaacgccaaggccgtcaatgccttattcactggcgtttctcgtgcggagttctcacgcgtccagggttttcaggaagcccacaaaatttggacgtgccttgagaactaccacgagggacAGGGTACACCttaggtgaaggccagactgtccgagactcaccggcgtgagtacgagaacttcacacaggagccgggtgagagcattgacctgatgttcagtcgttttcagtcgattgtgaacaaggtcaatgcgaacagatctgctggtgcccttgagtacacagagcacgagaaggctctcaagttgctcttcgcacttgaccgctctgtgtgggatctcaatatgaacacgatcattgagtctgcaggctatgagactctgaccgtgaatgagcttttcagcaagctcaaggccacggaggtggataaccagacacgagccaagctcaatggtgcccctccttccaagagcgtcgctcttgtgactggcccaggtggatcgagctctaatgcTAACTCttctcttggcttttctcttgcctctttgccttttgtttcagatgagcagctggagacgctgggcgacgacgacttatgcctcctcatcagcaagttccagcgcgtctaccacaacaggcagaggaagaagaaccccgggtgctacaactgcggcgatctgaaccacttcatcgccgattgcccccaagaagtccggtggtggccagaacaactccttcgactactaccgccacagcgaccgcgacgagggaggatccaacaaggagcgtcggcgccacaagcaccgcagtcgtgaccggggaggacgcttcgacaaggagtcgctcaagaagcgcttccagtacaaggccaagaagcgggagaaggccttcctggcgcagctcagcaacctcgacaagagctccgacaccgaccgctcttcttcaccgaccttcgacgacgacgacaagaagaagaagaagcgggacaaggaagccaccggcttcatcggcctttgcttggcggctggtcggcgcaagagcttctgcaccatggcgggcgaagccgatggtgctcgtgcgtcttcaggtggacatgctacaccgacgcactccggctcttctcctggatccgagagcgattcagaggtaaactccacgatcgacctgcttgatacagaggttagggagttgtacgccgctctcgacaaccagaagaggctgcttaaggaagcagctagagagcgtagaaagcttagggctgagctggcttgtgctagggagaaatctagtgaggatgagtgcgctggctgcatatctcacatgaatgatcttgttgctctccgtgccaagcatgatgagaacgttgcgaacttagatgttgctaagacttcgctttctaacgtgtctcacgagctagccaaggccaagcatgagcttgaacttgtcaaggacgctcccattgttagtgatgtgcttgaatgcgatgagtgtcctatcttcaagtctgatctagcttctttgtagtccaagtttgctactgttgtttgtgaactagaggagcttagatctaggcctactttgcttggcgcttgtaagctttgtcccacgct carries:
- the LOC120713832 gene encoding monodehydroascorbate reductase 4, cytosolic-like, with protein sequence MAAEARHFKYVVLGGGVAAGYAAREFGNQGVNPGDLAIISKEPVAPYERPALSKGYLFPQNAARLPGFHTCVGSGGERLLPEWYSEKGIELILSTEIVKADLASKTLTSAAGANFTYETLLIATGSSVIKLTDFGVQGAESNNILYLRDIADADKLVAAMQAKKDGKVVIVGGGYIGLELSAALKMNNFDVTMVYPEPWCMPRLFTSGIAHFYEGYYSNKGIKIVKGTVAAGFEADANGDVTAVKLKDGRVLEADIVVVGVGGRPLTALFKGQLAEEKGGLKTDAFFETSVPGVYAIGDVATFPLKIYNEQRRVEHVDHARKSAEQAVRAIKAKESGESVPEYDYLPYFYSRSFDIAWQFYGDNVGDDVLFGDNDPASANHKFGSYWVKDGKVVGVFLEGGSAEENQAIARVARTQPAVADVEALKTEGLEFATKV